A window of the Thermus albus genome harbors these coding sequences:
- the folK gene encoding 2-amino-4-hydroxy-6-hydroxymethyldihydropteridine diphosphokinase translates to MLAYVGLGSNLGDRAGYLLKALSLLSRLEKTRLLRLSPVYETEPVGPPQPLYLNLVAEVDTELSPRAFLEGLLTVEQSLGRERKEPWGPRTIDLDLLLYGDLVLQEEGLEVPHPRLHQRAFVLVPLADLIPEGRHPVLKRTFAELLAPLDRKGVRPFVL, encoded by the coding sequence GTGCTGGCCTATGTGGGCTTGGGCTCCAACCTGGGGGACCGGGCAGGCTACCTGCTAAAGGCCCTTTCCCTCCTTTCCCGCCTGGAGAAAACCCGTCTCCTTCGCCTTTCCCCCGTGTACGAAACCGAGCCCGTGGGCCCGCCCCAGCCCCTTTACCTGAACCTGGTGGCGGAGGTGGACACGGAGCTTTCCCCCAGGGCTTTTCTGGAGGGCCTCTTGACGGTGGAGCAGAGCCTGGGGCGGGAGCGGAAAGAGCCTTGGGGGCCAAGGACCATTGACCTGGACCTTCTTCTATACGGGGACCTGGTCTTGCAGGAGGAGGGCCTCGAGGTGCCCCACCCCAGGCTTCACCAGCGGGCCTTTGTCCTGGTGCCTCTGGCCGACCTTATTCCTGAGGGGCGGCACCCCGTGCTTAAACGCACCTTTGCCGAGCTCCTGGCCCCCTTGGACCGGAAGGGGGTGCGCCCCTTTGTGCTATAG